One Helianthus annuus cultivar XRQ/B chromosome 7, HanXRQr2.0-SUNRISE, whole genome shotgun sequence genomic region harbors:
- the LOC110934554 gene encoding uncharacterized protein LOC110934554, whose amino-acid sequence MSNWDFGYFFGEISNESYVFDSVWLPGVDRGEEEVVSVRPQHAGTYHSHQEGSVRSVVPELNQVVEEAGPSYVAQSYPQQEKHAYGTYHSHQEKQRKKKSEEGAFDIEEDENEIEKGVTHFEESDQDEEDGGGWDDGGGWDDGGGGDDGGEKDDGANDPKKQGKVFATLHELKNWAYKTEIAKGYVIVTQRTVTKGEDSSARTVKIWLQCDRGGTCKSKATVWRSGSKKIGCPFKMIGKLDASSGNWSLVVKQKDHNHEPAVFLEGHAFARRLTPDEELLVERLYIQNMEPTNIHLTIRKQNPQSVCILRDIQNVIKKIKVKMYGDRTPM is encoded by the exons ATGTCAAATTGGGACTTTGGATATTTTTTTGGTGAAATTTCGAATGAGTCATATGTCTTCGATAGCGTTTGGTTACCCGGCGTTGATCGAGGTGAGGAGGAGGTGGTTTCCGTGCGTCCGCAACACGCCGGAACTTACCATTCGCATCAGGAAGGGAGTGTGCGGTCCGTGGTGCCTGAATTGAACCAG GTCGTAGAGGAGGCGGGACCATCTTACGTGGCTCAAAGCTATCCGCAACAGGAAAAACATGCATACGGTACTTACCATTCCCATCAGGAAAAACAACGCAAGAAAAAGTCCGAGGAAGGTGCTTTTGACATCGAGGAAGACGAAAACGAAATCGAGAAAGGTGTTACACACTTCGAGGAAAGTGATCAAGACGAGGAAGATGGTGGTGGCTGGGACGATGGTGGTGGCTGGGACGATGGTGGTGGCGGGGACGATGGTGGTGAAAAGGACGATGGTGCTAATGACCCGAAAAAACAAGGAAAG GTATTTGCGACACTTCACGAGTTAAAGAATTGGGCTTACAAAACAGAAATTGCGAAAGGTTACGTCATTGTGACCCAACGAACGGTAACAAAGGGTGAAGATTCGTCAGCAAGGACAGTGAAGATATGGTTGCAATGCGACCGTGGAGGCACATGCAAAAGTAAAGCAACAGTTTGGCGTTCTGGTAGCAAGAAGATTGGGTGTCCTTTTAAAATGATAGGGAAACTAGACGCAAGTAGTGGCAATTGGAGCTTAGTGGTGAAGCAAAAGGATCATAACCATGAGCCTGCGGTATTTCTCGAGGGTCACGCGTTTGCAAGAAGGTTGACCCCAGACGAAGAATTATTGGTAGAGAGACTTTATATTCAAAACATGGAGCCTACGAACATACATTTAACCATAAGAAAACAAAACCCACAGAGCGTGTGCATTCTACGAGACATACAAAACGTGATAAAAAAGATTAAAGTCAAAATGTACGGTGATCGGACTCCAATGTAG